A window of Miscanthus floridulus cultivar M001 chromosome 12, ASM1932011v1, whole genome shotgun sequence genomic DNA:
GAACCAAGGTTCGCCGCCCCAGCTGCCCCTGTAGTGTATCCGGCACGAAAGAATCGTCCAAGTTGATCTTCCGGCTTGACTCTGTCGCTATCGAAGGCTTGTTGCTACTTGCTGGATCATGACAAATGAAAGAGCGTGCGCGCGCGCTCTTGCGTGACGGCTGCGGCCACCGCACGTTCGGCGGCACGGCGGGGCACCTGACCTGGCCGGCTGGCCGACGTTGAGTGGGTGCCGTGAACACCGCCTTTCGGCAGAGCCGTCCGCGCGTCTATCTCCGTGCCGGCTTGCCGGCGTCGTCCTGTGCCGTGACGCAGCGCGCGCGCCCCCATACGACGCTGACATTTTGGCGGGCGTGCGGGTTGCTTCGGAGCGCACGCATTTCTTCGGTTGCCGGTGCCGCTCGCGCTGGGACCGGCCGACGCCGAGGAGCCCATCTGGAGGTGCTTTTGCAGACGCGGTTCCTCCGTGCGTCAACGCGGTGCGAACTGCGAATTCGGCGCATGGACGTATACGTGCGTGTCGTCAGATGGCGGTGACTCGTCGAGAAGAGTGAAGACCAACCTGAAGACCGTTTCTCCCACCCAGCTGATTTATGGAATGGATTATGGTTGGATGGAGCCGTGGAGAGAAAATGCAGCTCACGTTCCTCAAAGTATACATACATGCTATTCAGCCTGTTAGTTtcatcgtaaatgatcgtaaattatttactgctgacaggtttggtgtgagagaaaaatattattctaacttataatccacaatcatatacgagcaagcgaatagGCTTATTATATGCCGCGAAATTACACAGCCAGATTTTGCAACATTACACAGCCAGATTTTGCAACATTTTTCCTTTCCCAATTCCCATACAGCAGTGGATGCCGCAAATCCAAAATGCAAATAATGTATCGTCATCTGTGGCCTCCTCGTCCTTTGACACTGACACACATGATCCCACACCCAACTCGCGTACGATTCAACTTCACTCCACTGAGCTGTAGCAGTATGCCAGCACAGTATTGTATACAGTATACAGCTACGACTACGAGTACACAAGGAAAGCGACGGCTATTTACCACACGGCTTCCCCGCGGGTCCCACCATGAAGCAGCCGAGCTCGGCGTTGCGGAGGCCCAGCGCGGCGCGGAACACGCCGCCGACGGCGTCCGACAGGCGGTCCAGGCGCGGCGCGAGCTCCTCGGTGCGCCTCTCCACCTCCTGCGCCGCGGCGCGCACCGCCGCCTCGTCGTCGGTCCCGGCGTCCAGCGCCGAGGCGAGCCTCCGGACGGCCTCGTCGACGGCGCCCACCTCGCGGGCGCCTTCGAGCGCCGCGAGCTGGCCGGACACCGCGTTGAACGGCTCCGCCCAGGggaggtcgccgccgccggagACCCTGGGGAAGGTGGTGGGTCCTCCGACGAGGATGGCGGCCGCGGCCGCTGCCGCGAGCGAGGAGACGGCGTCCACGGCGGCGAGCACGCGCGCGGCGGCCGAGAGCCGCCCGCGGGGCTGCTCGAACGGGAGCGGCGCTAGAGGGGACGGGGACGCCGCAGGGTGGTCACCGCGGTCCGCGAgcgccgcgcgcgcgcgcgcccgcCCGGACCCGGacggcgacgaggaggaggagaggaggtggAGAGCGAGGCGCGCGAGGAGGCGGCGCCTGCGGAGGAGGTCGAGGCGCGCGGCGATGGCGTTGCAGGCGTCGAGGAGCGCGACGCCGGCGTCAAGGTGTGCGGCGACCGCAGCAGCGGACGCGTCGCCCTCGCAGGCGCCGGCGAGCGCGGGCCCCGCGTCCGCGAGGGTGATCGCGAGGAGGTCGGCCACACGCGCGAGCGCCGCGAGTGGGGAGGCAGGCAGCGGCAGCAGGCCCCGGAGCCGCGCGGCCAGCGCCGCGCCGAACCGGTCCGCCTCCCCCTtcttctgctgctgctggtggctcCGGCGGCGGCTGGGCTTGGAGTGGTGCTGGTGGAGGGAGGGCAGCAGCGAGCTGTACTTGTCGGCGAGGAACATTTGGGCTGGGATGCTGACCAGGCTGCGGGTTCGCGGCGGCGTCTGCTGTGCTGAGGAGGACAGAGAGGGTGCGGAGGCAGAGGGGAGGATATAGAGGGAGGTGGGCGGGCAGGCGGCGATGCGGTTGCGTCGGGGGTGTGAAAAGGGTCGGGCAGGACGGCGTGCGCGACATGACGCGGGGAGGTCTCTGTCCCCGGCAAGGCTGCGTTTCCGGGAAGCGGATGGGATGGGATGTGGCGGGAGGTCGCCCCGCGTGGGCCCGCCGCGTAAGACGCGGCTCTGCTTGGCGCGGGCGCGCGTCTCGTGGAAGCAGCCGACCATGCTGCTTGGTCGCACCCATGGTCGGCTCCATGGTCGGCTGCTTTCACGAGACGTGCGCCCGTGACGTCGGCCaagccgcgcgcgcccgcgccaAGCAGAGCCGCGTGCCTGGCTGCGCGCGCCCGCGCCAAGTAGAGCCGTGTGCCTGGCTGCGCGCCCATGTCATGCTAAGCCGCGCGCGCCCACGCCGCTTCCTCCGCCTGGCCCCACACGCCCGCTCACCGCGCCCGCCCGACGGCCCGACGCTGCCCTtccgccgccgcacccagccACCCGCTGTCTGCTAGCGTTGAGAGGGACGACCCTGAGAGAGACGACCGAGAGATAAGGGGTAAGTTTGTCTTTTCACAGACATTTTGTTAATTTTTAGTTGCTTTGGTCCGGATGTAGATAACTGAGTTAAGAATTGGGGTAAACGGAGCCTTCGTTTTGGAAAAGTAAGGGTAAACACACAAAGTGGAAGAAagtgggggtaaaatcacaattgtggTTTGAAATAGAGGCAAAAACGCAATATTCGGAAGGGCAAAGTTGTCATCTGTTAACTTTTTTAACACCGTTACCTGCTGTTCACGGAGTAGGGGTAAACGGAGCCTTCGTTTTAGAAAagcaggggtaaaaacacaaagtggaagaaaatgggggtaaaatcacaattggagtTCAAACTAGGGGCAAGAACGCAATAGCCCCATAAATTATATACACATATTAAGTTTCTTATCAAAATGAAAACAAAAAGAAGGTAAACATAGCAAATATCTAAGTGGGTTCTATACCACATATCTAAGTGGATTCCATAAACCAACCAAACGCATATTAAGTTTCTCAGACCGTGAGTCATTTTGGTTTATCAAGGTGAATTTTGTACCATATATCTAAACATAGCATATACATATCTAGGAATATAACAAAAATTATATATAAAGAAAAATCATAatgcttataatttagaatgaatggAGCAGAAAATTTATGATCATCGTGACATGTTTCATGGGCCTAGATAGACTTTGTCGGTCGCTAAACCCGAGATATTTTTTCCCACCTCATCACATACATTCACAtgagggcctcgtttagattgtgaaaaaaagtgaacccgatgaacagtatcactttcgtcttatttggtaaatattgtccaatcgtggaccaactaggctcaaaagattcatctcgtgatttccaactaaactatgtaattagttatttttttacctacatttaatactccatgcaagcggctaaaaattgatgtgatggagagagagtgaaaaaacttaaaatttggaatgcatctaaacgaggccgaGATCAGGATCAGGCTGATCACTGACTTCTCACCCACACAGTTACGACACCCGATCTGCAGCTAGCCACTCGATGCTACGGCCGGGTCGCATCGTACGATGATCGTACAAGTGATTTTCAGTGCAAGCCTTGCACTCCTCCACGGTTCACACTGGATGttcttgcattgcattgttcTCGAAGAAAAAGGAAAACGGTTCACACACGGTACGTACTGTCAGCCTGTTCGGCAGCcgtatcgtggattataagttgaaatagtatttttctcttataccaaactaACAAAATCAGCTGtcagtaaataatctacgatccAATCCAatcagccgaacaggctgtatatacTTCACACTGATGGGCCAAATAAGCTACTCTACGTGGAATGCCAAGTGGCAAGTGCGTACCAGATGACTAGATGAGGTACACGACCGGACAGGAGGAGAATAGGAGATGTGTACGTTAGGGTGTTACGGATGACACTCGACGCCTCACCTCATCACGGCCACGAACCTTTATCTCGCACTTGGTGTGCTGTGCATCTCATTCTCGTCAAGGAAGGAACCAAAATGTGCCCTCCTACGCGAAAACTGCTCCGTGCTCTGCTCACTCTCGCTCGCAAGTCACGGTCGTTATCGCTCGTAAACTTTTCCCGAATCAGGATCCTTTTCAAATGTAAGAAGAATGTCATAGGAGTCATATAGAAAATCTATACTTGAAAAAATACGAGAACTGCCACATTCCCAATGGGGTATTTTTATTTTAGGCATTAGGAAGGACAAGAAGCTCCTACTGATAACTAAACAGATATATAAACATAAGttaaggtggtgtttaaattctagagctaaagtttaggggtgtcaCATATGAGTGTTCGGatggtaataataaaataaattacataagtcCTCAGTAACCCAtgagatgaatttttaagcctaattaattcgatattagcacatgtttactgtagcaccacattgtcaaatcatgaattaattagacttaaaaaattatCTCG
This region includes:
- the LOC136496907 gene encoding uncharacterized protein, giving the protein MFLADKYSSLLPSLHQHHSKPSRRRSHQQQQKKGEADRFGAALAARLRGLLPLPASPLAALARVADLLAITLADAGPALAGACEGDASAAAVAAHLDAGVALLDACNAIAARLDLLRRRRLLARLALHLLSSSSSPSGSGRARARAALADRGDHPAASPSPLAPLPFEQPRGRLSAAARVLAAVDAVSSLAAAAAAAILVGGPTTFPRVSGGGDLPWAEPFNAVSGQLAALEGAREVGAVDEAVRRLASALDAGTDDEAAVRAAAQEVERRTEELAPRLDRLSDAVGGVFRAALGLRNAELGCFMVGPAGKPCGK